A single window of Paenibacillus sp. FSL H8-0537 DNA harbors:
- a CDS encoding disulfide oxidoreductase, whose product MTTPPYESWLKRYALYFAWIVTLVATGGSLYFSEIKGFLPCDLCWYQRIFMYPQVIILGVATYRGDRNIIKYLLPINIIGLAISIFHNFEIWFPKVGELVPCRSGIPCNFDYLNWFGFLTIPMMAMIAFVLIIVFLLLARQSNEDEEANEN is encoded by the coding sequence ATGACAACGCCACCCTATGAATCGTGGTTGAAACGTTATGCATTATATTTTGCCTGGATCGTTACGCTAGTCGCAACGGGGGGCAGCTTGTATTTTAGTGAAATTAAAGGGTTTTTACCTTGTGATTTATGCTGGTATCAGCGCATCTTCATGTATCCGCAGGTCATTATTTTAGGTGTTGCGACGTATCGCGGAGACCGGAATATCATTAAATACTTACTGCCGATTAATATAATCGGGCTTGCGATTTCCATTTTCCATAACTTCGAGATTTGGTTTCCGAAGGTGGGCGAGCTTGTGCCTTGCCGTTCCGGCATCCCGTGCAATTTTGACTATTTGAATTGGTTTGGCTTTCTGACGATTCCGATGATGGCGATGATCGCTTTTGTGCTTATTATCGTGTTTCTGCTGCTGGCTCGCCAAAGCAATGAAGACGAAGAAGCAAACGAAAACTAA
- the hrpB gene encoding ATP-dependent helicase HrpB gives MNQLPIDAVLPELLEVLAAGSGAVLVAEPGAGKTTRVPLALLDVAWLDGRKIIMLEPRRLAARSAAKYMAEMLGEQVGDTVGYRVRLDTKVSARTRIEVVTEGVLTRMLQEDPALLDVGVIVFDEFHERHLHGDLGLALSLQSQALLRSDLRLLVMSATLAAGPVAELLGGAPIIESAGRVFPVQTIYRSAKVEGRIEPNVVSTILQALSANEGNMLVFLPGVGEIRRVASLLAREERMKGVKVAELYGTMPLEAQDQAIQPSAAGERKVVLATAIAESSLTVEGVRIVVDAGLMRVSRFSPRTGMTRLETALVSQASADQRRGRAGRLAPGVCYRLWTEQEHMYLQPFSQPEMLEADLAPLALELAVWGIQQPEELGWLDPPPIGAYQQALQLLELLQAVDSLGRPTKSGRRMARLGLHPRLGYMLLRAQSYGAGQRACELAALLSERDLLPQQRSADVQLRLDALHRGGGSGAEVDRGAVQRIRSQAQQWSRLLASAAAAGAGQQDAAMSCGALLALAYPDRIAQRRSDGRYLLASGRGAALPEAQPLSRAAYLVAAELDDAGTESRIRLAAELTEGELASAASDQIRQERVVEWDASAQAVRARERVRLGALLLQEKPLAKPDAELVAAALAQGVQQEGLALLPLPKQAAQFLARMRLMRHYDSSWPDVSEEGLLSSSALAQWLLPHIQGMKSKSDLQRLSMQQLLEGMLTWTQRQELDKQVPTHITVPSGSRIPVDYNDPEAPFIAVRLQELFGMKDTPMLAGGKLPLTLQLLSPSQRPVQVTRDLGSFWSHTYFEVKKDLKGRYPKHYWPDDPYAAQPTNRVKPRK, from the coding sequence ATGAATCAACTTCCGATTGATGCGGTTTTGCCGGAGCTGCTTGAGGTGCTGGCTGCTGGAAGCGGCGCCGTGCTGGTCGCCGAGCCAGGAGCCGGCAAGACGACGCGCGTACCGCTTGCCCTGCTGGATGTGGCCTGGCTGGACGGCCGTAAAATTATTATGCTGGAGCCGCGAAGGCTTGCAGCCCGCTCTGCCGCCAAATATATGGCGGAGATGCTCGGAGAACAGGTAGGCGACACGGTCGGCTACCGCGTTCGTCTGGATACGAAGGTGAGCGCTCGTACCCGCATAGAAGTGGTGACGGAAGGCGTGCTGACCCGCATGCTTCAGGAAGACCCGGCTTTGCTGGACGTTGGCGTTATTGTGTTTGACGAGTTTCATGAGCGCCATTTGCATGGTGATCTTGGGCTTGCGCTGAGCCTGCAGTCGCAGGCGCTGCTGCGCAGCGATCTGAGGCTGCTTGTGATGTCGGCGACGCTTGCAGCAGGTCCTGTTGCAGAACTGCTCGGTGGAGCGCCGATTATCGAAAGTGCCGGTAGAGTATTCCCGGTGCAGACGATTTATCGCTCCGCGAAAGTGGAAGGGCGTATCGAGCCGAATGTTGTAAGCACGATCTTGCAGGCACTTTCGGCAAATGAAGGGAATATGCTCGTCTTTCTGCCAGGCGTTGGTGAAATTCGGCGCGTTGCTTCTTTGCTGGCAAGAGAGGAGCGGATGAAGGGCGTTAAGGTGGCGGAGCTTTATGGCACGATGCCGCTGGAAGCGCAGGATCAGGCGATTCAGCCGTCCGCTGCTGGCGAGCGCAAAGTTGTGCTGGCAACGGCAATTGCCGAATCCAGCTTGACGGTTGAAGGCGTGCGTATCGTCGTCGATGCAGGCCTGATGCGAGTGTCGCGGTTTTCGCCGCGCACGGGCATGACGCGGCTGGAGACGGCTCTGGTGTCGCAGGCGTCAGCCGACCAGCGCCGGGGGCGCGCCGGAAGGCTTGCTCCTGGCGTCTGCTACCGGCTGTGGACGGAGCAGGAGCATATGTATTTGCAGCCGTTCAGCCAGCCGGAAATGCTGGAGGCCGATCTTGCGCCGCTGGCGCTGGAGCTTGCGGTATGGGGAATCCAGCAGCCGGAGGAGCTCGGCTGGCTGGACCCGCCGCCGATCGGCGCGTATCAGCAGGCGCTGCAGCTGCTTGAGCTGCTGCAGGCTGTTGATTCATTAGGCCGGCCTACGAAGTCGGGCCGGCGAATGGCGAGGCTCGGGCTTCATCCGAGGCTCGGGTATATGCTGCTCCGCGCGCAGTCGTATGGTGCGGGGCAGCGCGCTTGTGAGCTGGCCGCGCTGCTTAGCGAGCGCGACCTGCTGCCGCAGCAGCGCAGCGCAGATGTGCAGCTGCGGCTGGATGCCCTTCACCGCGGCGGCGGCAGCGGTGCTGAGGTGGATCGCGGCGCCGTGCAGCGGATTCGCTCGCAGGCGCAGCAATGGAGCCGGCTGCTGGCTAGCGCAGCGGCTGCCGGAGCGGGCCAGCAGGACGCCGCGATGTCCTGCGGCGCGCTGCTGGCGCTCGCATATCCCGACCGCATCGCGCAGCGGCGCAGCGACGGCAGGTATTTGCTCGCAAGCGGCCGCGGTGCAGCGCTGCCGGAAGCCCAGCCCTTGTCACGCGCAGCCTACCTCGTTGCGGCGGAGCTCGACGATGCCGGAACGGAGAGCCGTATCCGGCTCGCGGCTGAATTGACGGAGGGCGAGCTGGCATCGGCAGCTAGCGACCAAATCCGGCAGGAGCGCGTCGTGGAGTGGGACGCGTCCGCCCAAGCGGTAAGGGCGCGTGAGCGCGTCCGGCTTGGCGCGCTCCTTTTGCAGGAAAAGCCGCTGGCGAAGCCGGATGCAGAGCTCGTCGCTGCGGCGCTGGCACAGGGGGTGCAGCAGGAGGGCCTGGCCTTGCTGCCGTTACCTAAGCAAGCTGCCCAGTTTCTTGCTCGTATGCGGCTGATGAGACACTATGACAGCAGCTGGCCTGATGTATCTGAGGAAGGGCTGTTGTCCTCCTCAGCACTCGCGCAGTGGCTGCTGCCGCATATACAAGGGATGAAGAGCAAATCCGATCTGCAGCGCCTCAGTATGCAGCAGCTTCTCGAAGGTATGCTTACCTGGACGCAGCGGCAGGAGCTGGACAAGCAGGTTCCAACGCATATCACGGTGCCAAGCGGCTCGCGTATTCCGGTCGATTACAATGACCCAGAGGCGCCGTTCATCGCTGTGCGACTTCAGGAGCTGTTCGGCATGAAGGACACGCCAATGCTCGCAGGCGGCAAGCTGCCGCTAACGCTCCAGCTGCTTTCGCCTTCGCAGCGCCCGGTTCAGGTGACGCGCGATTTGGGCAGCTTTTGGAGCCATACTTATTTTGAAGTGAAAAAGGATTTAAAAGGACGTTACCCGAAGCATTATTGGCCGGACGACCCTTACGCGGCGCAGCCGACGAATCGGGTAAAGCCGCGCAAGTAG
- a CDS encoding UvrD-helicase domain-containing protein, translated as MTIQSAYQEEQERLARSLEEIQSQLSAIGPRYTGDDFTEQMLDLQQEERKQRLEIAFREPYFGRIDFQELPNDAKQELYIGKAGVAREGGKELLVIDWRAPIASLFYSFTGGDAAVTYDSPDGEIEGIVYLKRNLMVRQRELVRMVDSFTRGQEEEAVTDEFLLYRLGENKDNRLRDIVSTIQQEQDAIIRTGRSKALFIQGVAGSGKTTVALHRLAFLLYQYADRMRAERMVIFAPNRMFLEYISGVLPELGVGDIQQTTFADWALDLLELEVRMDDKTDTLEYWFEHYRSAEEIAEAPGRLKGSLDFKQAIDERLEQLELSIVPLQPFEPVDKLVLTPEQMLEWYRTDYGEEPLMRKRERFVSRIRRWLESELKMRGMHDKKVRAKALTRLNALAKKIPAYTAPKLYASFFQGKQAMSLVPKAIAAATAARLKAGTIAPEDLAPLAYIHLRLFGLQTAPYDHIVIDEAQDYSPFQLEALRLCQQTPSLTVLGDLQQGIHAYAGIHSWQELTALYDEEQTGFFELNRSYRSTMEIIAFANRILGAMGAGVKAAVPVFRSGDAVELAPAEPSEWMDMLEQTVREWQADGSYQTIAVIGRTTEECAVIHAALNAAGVEASLVQRGQPEYSGGLSVVPAYLSKGLEFDAVLIADAGALAYTDQDAKLLYVGCTRALHKLKLVYQGSFTTLVADVAEGVQEL; from the coding sequence ATGACGATTCAAAGTGCCTATCAAGAAGAGCAAGAGCGTTTAGCGCGCTCGCTTGAAGAAATACAATCACAGCTAAGCGCGATAGGCCCGCGCTACACAGGCGATGATTTTACGGAGCAAATGCTCGATTTGCAACAAGAGGAACGGAAGCAGAGGCTGGAAATTGCTTTTCGCGAGCCGTATTTTGGACGGATTGATTTTCAGGAGCTGCCAAATGATGCTAAGCAGGAGCTCTATATCGGCAAGGCAGGCGTAGCTAGAGAGGGTGGCAAGGAGCTGCTCGTTATTGACTGGCGTGCGCCAATTGCCAGCTTGTTTTATTCTTTTACAGGCGGTGACGCGGCGGTTACCTATGATTCTCCTGATGGAGAGATCGAAGGAATCGTCTATTTAAAGCGCAATCTGATGGTTCGCCAGCGCGAGCTTGTCCGAATGGTGGACAGCTTCACCCGTGGTCAGGAAGAAGAAGCGGTCACCGACGAGTTTTTGCTCTATCGACTAGGAGAAAATAAAGACAATAGGCTCAGAGATATCGTTTCGACGATCCAGCAGGAGCAGGATGCAATCATCCGTACGGGACGGAGCAAGGCGCTGTTTATTCAAGGCGTGGCGGGAAGCGGCAAGACGACGGTAGCGCTGCATCGGCTCGCTTTTTTGCTCTATCAATATGCGGATCGAATGCGGGCGGAGCGGATGGTTATATTTGCGCCTAACCGCATGTTCCTCGAATATATTTCCGGCGTGCTGCCGGAGCTGGGCGTAGGCGATATTCAGCAGACGACGTTTGCCGACTGGGCGCTGGATCTGCTGGAGCTTGAAGTGCGAATGGATGATAAAACCGATACATTGGAATATTGGTTTGAGCATTATCGCAGCGCGGAGGAAATTGCGGAGGCGCCGGGACGCTTGAAGGGCTCGCTTGATTTTAAGCAGGCCATTGACGAGCGGCTGGAGCAGCTAGAACTAAGCATCGTGCCTTTGCAGCCGTTTGAGCCTGTAGATAAGCTGGTGCTGACTCCGGAGCAAATGCTGGAATGGTATCGCACCGATTATGGCGAGGAGCCGCTGATGCGCAAGCGCGAGCGATTCGTCAGCCGTATTCGCAGATGGCTGGAATCCGAGCTGAAAATGCGCGGCATGCATGATAAAAAAGTAAGGGCCAAGGCATTAACCCGCTTAAATGCACTAGCGAAAAAAATACCGGCTTACACCGCGCCGAAGCTATATGCGTCTTTCTTCCAAGGCAAGCAGGCGATGAGCCTGGTGCCAAAAGCAATAGCGGCGGCAACGGCTGCCCGCCTGAAAGCGGGAACGATTGCGCCGGAGGATTTGGCGCCGCTCGCCTATATTCATTTGCGCCTGTTTGGGCTGCAAACAGCGCCTTATGACCATATCGTCATTGACGAGGCGCAGGATTATTCGCCGTTCCAGCTGGAAGCGCTGCGTCTCTGCCAGCAAACGCCGTCATTGACCGTGCTGGGCGACTTGCAGCAGGGCATCCATGCCTATGCAGGCATTCATAGCTGGCAGGAGCTGACTGCGCTGTATGATGAAGAACAGACCGGATTTTTTGAGCTGAACCGCAGCTATCGCTCAACGATGGAAATTATTGCATTCGCCAATCGAATTCTTGGTGCAATGGGGGCTGGCGTGAAGGCGGCCGTACCTGTATTCCGTAGCGGGGACGCCGTGGAGCTTGCGCCAGCTGAGCCAAGTGAGTGGATGGATATGCTGGAGCAAACGGTTCGGGAATGGCAGGCGGACGGCAGCTATCAGACGATTGCAGTTATTGGCCGGACGACGGAGGAATGCGCAGTTATCCATGCAGCTTTGAATGCTGCGGGGGTAGAAGCTTCGCTTGTGCAGCGGGGACAGCCTGAATACAGCGGCGGCTTGTCCGTCGTGCCCGCTTACTTGTCCAAAGGGCTTGAATTTGATGCGGTGCTCATTGCCGATGCTGGCGCGCTTGCTTATACCGATCAGGATGCGAAGCTGCTATATGTTGGTTGTACGAGAGCGCTTCATAAGCTAAAATTAGTTTATCAAGGCTCGTTTACCACGTTAGTAGCAGACGTTGCCGAAGGCGTGCAGGAATTATGA
- a CDS encoding thioredoxin domain-containing protein translates to MTKTKKKGSSSNQHQRQQPKKNSNSSLIFLTIGILAVIVVIVLGINNQSKPFEFDYEAMPVLGKVEAPVKIVEFGDYKCPICRDFSQQIKPQLEKEFIETGKASFYFANYSFIGKDSVTAALAAEAVYQQNNDAFWTYNQAIYDNQQNENIEWATPEHLVQLAKDAKLPIDFDLLKSDIENKTYQKQVDRDNSLVRPLNIGGTPTVFVNGKAVSSLDYATIKSTIEAALK, encoded by the coding sequence GTGACGAAAACAAAGAAAAAAGGTTCAAGCAGTAATCAGCATCAAAGGCAGCAGCCTAAGAAAAATTCGAACAGTTCGCTTATTTTTCTGACGATCGGTATTTTGGCGGTCATTGTCGTCATCGTACTCGGCATTAACAATCAGTCGAAGCCGTTTGAATTTGACTATGAAGCTATGCCTGTACTAGGCAAAGTAGAAGCACCTGTCAAAATCGTTGAATTCGGCGATTACAAGTGTCCAATCTGTCGTGATTTCTCGCAACAAATCAAACCTCAGCTGGAGAAAGAATTTATTGAAACAGGCAAAGCATCCTTTTATTTTGCAAACTATTCGTTCATCGGTAAAGATTCCGTGACTGCTGCACTCGCGGCGGAAGCGGTCTATCAGCAAAATAATGACGCCTTCTGGACTTATAATCAAGCGATTTATGATAATCAACAGAATGAAAATATCGAATGGGCAACGCCGGAGCATTTGGTGCAGCTTGCAAAGGACGCCAAGCTTCCTATCGATTTTGATTTGCTGAAAAGCGACATCGAGAATAAAACCTATCAAAAGCAGGTCGACCGCGATAACTCGCTCGTTCGTCCGCTTAATATCGGAGGAACGCCTACCGTCTTTGTTAATGGCAAGGCGGTTTCAAGTCTCGATTACGCAACGATCAAATCAACAATCGAGGCAGCTCTAAAATAA
- a CDS encoding transposase: protein MIRATKVRIKPTPDQERQLWKSAGIARWAYNWTLARQEEKHKTGGTCILDGDLRKELTKLKQSDELRWLFDVSNNVTKQAIKDACDAYKKFFKGLADKPRFKSRKKSKPAFYHDTEKLKVKGAFVRIEKVGWVKTAERLPISCKYMNPRISFDGKYWYISVGMEQETLEGNKTDEKIGIDVGIKELAVLSNGNRVMNINKSTTMKKAEKRLRRLQRRASRKYEMNKEGNRFVKTRNIVKLELSILLLHRRMTNLRTNHIHQATSTIARTKPSVVVMEKLNVKGMMKNAHLSKAIAQQKLAEFKRQMQYKCEKYGIRFVEADRWFPSSRLCSSCGWINSDLKLTDRTFDCDCGLKIDRDLNAAINLSKLA from the coding sequence ATGATACGGGCGACGAAAGTTAGAATTAAACCTACGCCAGACCAAGAACGACAACTCTGGAAGTCGGCGGGGATTGCGCGTTGGGCATACAATTGGACATTAGCACGACAAGAAGAAAAACACAAAACAGGCGGAACGTGTATTTTGGATGGAGATCTTCGCAAGGAACTCACAAAGCTAAAACAATCCGATGAGCTGAGATGGCTGTTTGACGTATCTAACAATGTCACAAAACAAGCCATTAAGGATGCTTGTGATGCATACAAGAAATTTTTCAAAGGTTTGGCAGACAAACCGCGCTTCAAGAGCAGAAAGAAGTCAAAGCCAGCGTTCTACCATGATACGGAGAAACTGAAAGTGAAAGGTGCTTTTGTACGTATTGAAAAAGTCGGATGGGTTAAGACTGCAGAGCGTTTGCCTATCTCATGCAAATACATGAATCCGCGTATCAGCTTTGACGGAAAGTACTGGTACATTTCTGTGGGAATGGAACAGGAAACACTAGAGGGCAATAAGACGGACGAAAAGATTGGAATTGACGTTGGTATTAAGGAATTGGCGGTGTTGTCCAATGGGAATCGAGTAATGAATATTAACAAGTCGACCACAATGAAAAAAGCCGAGAAGCGCCTGCGAAGGTTGCAACGCCGTGCTTCTCGTAAATACGAAATGAACAAGGAGGGAAACCGTTTTGTCAAAACACGCAACATTGTGAAACTTGAACTATCCATTCTTTTGCTTCATCGGAGAATGACGAACCTACGAACCAATCACATTCATCAGGCAACAAGTACGATAGCGAGAACCAAGCCGAGTGTCGTTGTCATGGAAAAGCTGAATGTCAAAGGCATGATGAAAAACGCCCACTTGTCCAAAGCGATTGCCCAGCAGAAACTCGCTGAGTTCAAACGCCAGATGCAATACAAATGCGAGAAATACGGTATACGCTTTGTTGAAGCAGATCGGTGGTTTCCGTCATCGAGACTTTGTTCAAGTTGCGGTTGGATCAATTCAGACCTGAAACTAACAGATCGTACCTTTGATTGTGATTGTGGATTGAAAATAGACCGCGATCTAAACGCGGCAATCAATCTTTCCAAATTAGCGTAA
- a CDS encoding nitric oxide synthase oxygenase, whose protein sequence is MIEVEQQLYREAEQFIFTCYAELGKSEAEVVHRLAEIRSDVERTGFYEHTYEELQHGAKMAWRNSNRCIGRLFWQTMEVFDARQLHEEDDIADAIFSHIRYATNGGKVRPAITIFAAKQEQNQIRLWNHQLVRYAGYEDGNGGVIGDPASLPFTRACEALGWQGAGTRFDVLPLVIQKLGEEPKLYELPEGLALEIPLSHPDLESFAELGLRWYAVPFIADMMLEIGGISYTAAPFNGWYMGTEIGARNLADTDRYNQLPIVARLMGLDMTTNTSLWKDRALVELNAAVIHSFKKHGASIVDHHTAAEQFTRFEKQEKEQGRAVTGRWSWLIPPMSPATTAVWHRSYDDTELKPAYLYQEKAYTSGGS, encoded by the coding sequence ATGATCGAAGTGGAGCAGCAGCTATATAGAGAAGCAGAGCAGTTCATCTTTACCTGTTATGCCGAGCTTGGCAAAAGTGAAGCGGAGGTTGTGCATCGGCTGGCGGAAATCCGCTCTGATGTTGAGCGTACAGGTTTTTATGAGCATACATATGAAGAGCTTCAGCATGGGGCGAAAATGGCTTGGCGCAACAGCAATCGCTGCATTGGCCGTCTTTTTTGGCAGACGATGGAGGTGTTTGACGCCCGTCAGCTCCACGAGGAAGACGATATCGCAGATGCGATCTTTTCGCATATTCGCTATGCGACGAATGGCGGCAAAGTCCGCCCGGCGATTACGATTTTTGCAGCAAAGCAAGAGCAAAATCAAATCCGGCTGTGGAACCATCAGCTTGTTCGTTATGCGGGCTATGAGGACGGGAATGGCGGTGTCATAGGCGATCCGGCTTCGCTGCCATTTACGAGGGCTTGCGAAGCATTGGGCTGGCAAGGTGCAGGAACAAGGTTCGATGTGCTGCCGCTTGTTATTCAGAAGCTCGGAGAAGAACCGAAGCTGTACGAGCTTCCCGAAGGGCTGGCGCTGGAAATTCCACTGTCGCATCCGGACCTGGAGTCGTTTGCGGAGCTAGGCCTGCGTTGGTACGCGGTCCCATTCATCGCAGATATGATGCTGGAAATTGGCGGCATATCTTACACAGCGGCGCCGTTTAATGGCTGGTATATGGGGACGGAAATTGGGGCGCGCAATTTGGCAGATACGGATCGTTACAATCAGCTGCCTATCGTAGCGAGGTTAATGGGACTGGATATGACGACGAATACATCTCTGTGGAAAGATCGGGCGCTAGTAGAGCTGAACGCGGCGGTCATTCATTCGTTCAAAAAGCATGGCGCCAGCATCGTCGACCATCATACGGCTGCCGAGCAGTTTACTCGCTTCGAGAAGCAGGAGAAGGAACAGGGACGTGCGGTTACCGGCCGCTGGTCATGGCTTATACCGCCGATGTCTCCGGCAACAACAGCGGTATGGCATCGGAGCTATGATGATACGGAATTAAAGCCGGCTTATTTATATCAGGAAAAGGCGTATACAAGCGGAGGGTCATAA
- a CDS encoding cobyric acid synthase, protein MSNQSKNKAGLTIMVQGTASDVGKSLVTAALCRIFRQDGYAVVPFKSQNMSLNSYVTWDGKEIGRAQGMQADACGVLATTDMNPILLKPTKEMSSQVVVHGKPLRDFSAREYRESYLPQAGVIVREALARLRSSNDIVVLEGAGSPAEINLKDRDIVNMRMAAWADAPVILVADIDRGGVFASIVGTLELLEPHERERVCGFVINKFRGDIGLLQPGVDWLEERTGKPVLGVLPFLPGLALEDEDSLSLDRKLEEQVKGRPDTLDIVVLRLPRISNFTDADPLYFEADVMLRFVDRPEQWGTPDAVILPGSKNTVEDLLWLRETGLAQQVSAFAKKGGHLVGICGGYEMLGDMLLDPAGVESEHKETPGFGFFPFDVKFAGEKKTVRIEGTAHAASAWLADKLPIEGYEIHMGEMIQHGELLQPFAIRSQQAGAASLHEGELTYESEGACSADGRLWGTFIHGILHNDDLRRAWLNNIREERGWEPLAAELRFRESREEAFDRLAAHTRKHLNMPLVYKLLGVGGELGA, encoded by the coding sequence ATGAGTAATCAGTCAAAAAACAAGGCTGGGCTGACGATAATGGTGCAGGGCACCGCTTCCGATGTTGGGAAAAGCTTGGTGACAGCCGCTTTGTGCCGGATTTTTAGGCAGGATGGTTATGCAGTCGTTCCCTTCAAATCACAAAATATGTCGCTTAATTCCTATGTCACCTGGGATGGCAAGGAAATTGGAAGGGCACAAGGCATGCAGGCGGATGCTTGCGGCGTGCTGGCGACGACGGATATGAACCCGATTTTGCTGAAGCCGACGAAGGAGATGTCTTCACAAGTTGTCGTTCATGGCAAGCCGCTGCGAGATTTCAGCGCGCGCGAATATCGAGAGAGCTATCTGCCGCAGGCTGGCGTTATTGTGCGGGAAGCGCTCGCCCGTCTGCGCAGCAGCAATGATATTGTCGTGCTGGAAGGTGCGGGCAGCCCAGCGGAAATTAATCTGAAAGATCGCGACATTGTCAATATGCGCATGGCTGCTTGGGCAGATGCCCCTGTCATTCTTGTGGCGGATATTGACCGGGGCGGTGTGTTTGCTTCAATTGTCGGTACGCTTGAGCTGCTTGAACCGCATGAGCGCGAGCGCGTATGCGGGTTTGTTATCAATAAATTTCGCGGCGATATAGGACTGCTGCAGCCCGGAGTCGATTGGCTGGAGGAGCGGACGGGCAAGCCAGTGCTTGGCGTATTGCCTTTCTTGCCAGGACTTGCGCTGGAGGATGAGGATTCGCTGTCGCTGGACCGCAAGCTCGAAGAGCAGGTGAAGGGGCGGCCTGATACGCTGGATATTGTCGTGCTGCGTCTGCCTCGTATATCTAATTTTACCGATGCTGATCCGCTTTACTTTGAAGCGGATGTCATGCTGCGTTTTGTGGACAGGCCTGAGCAATGGGGCACTCCTGATGCTGTTATTTTGCCAGGCAGCAAAAATACGGTCGAGGATTTGCTATGGCTTCGCGAAACGGGACTTGCCCAGCAGGTAAGCGCGTTCGCGAAGAAAGGCGGACATCTCGTCGGCATATGCGGTGGCTATGAAATGCTGGGAGATATGCTGCTTGATCCGGCAGGTGTGGAGTCCGAGCATAAGGAAACACCGGGCTTTGGCTTTTTTCCTTTTGACGTAAAGTTTGCAGGGGAGAAGAAGACGGTTCGTATAGAGGGGACTGCCCATGCTGCCTCAGCTTGGCTGGCAGACAAGCTTCCCATTGAAGGCTATGAAATTCATATGGGTGAAATGATCCAGCATGGAGAGCTCCTTCAGCCCTTTGCCATTCGAAGCCAGCAGGCTGGTGCAGCATCGCTGCATGAGGGCGAGCTTACCTATGAAAGTGAAGGGGCATGCTCGGCGGATGGTCGGCTTTGGGGCACATTTATACATGGCATTTTACATAATGATGATTTGCGCCGGGCGTGGCTGAATAATATTCGTGAGGAGCGCGGCTGGGAGCCGCTTGCGGCAGAGCTGCGTTTCCGTGAAAGCCGCGAGGAGGCGTTTGACCGGCTTGCAGCACATACGCGCAAGCATTTGAATATGCCGCTCGTTTATAAGCTGCTTGGTGTGGGCGGAGAGCTTGGAGCTTAG
- a CDS encoding DUF1294 domain-containing protein, with translation MSMELFILFILAINCWTFTLMYLDKQSARRQQRRIPEKRLFTLSALGGAIGAYAGMRAWRHKTKHRSFIVGIPLLVLLNLLLFAAALHYVFNISIFM, from the coding sequence ATGTCGATGGAGCTTTTTATTTTATTTATACTCGCGATTAACTGCTGGACGTTTACGCTCATGTATCTTGACAAGCAGAGCGCTCGCCGCCAGCAAAGGCGTATTCCGGAGAAACGGCTGTTTACTTTGAGCGCTCTTGGAGGAGCTATTGGCGCCTACGCCGGCATGCGGGCATGGCGCCACAAGACGAAGCACCGCTCCTTTATTGTTGGCATACCGCTGCTCGTGCTGCTGAATTTGCTGCTGTTTGCTGCGGCCTTGCATTATGTGTTCAACATTTCGATTTTCATGTAG